Proteins from a genomic interval of Prevotella sp. E13-27:
- a CDS encoding helix-turn-helix domain-containing protein yields MEPHDLQTGMLLVVSADSVFEIEEMDDEFDIQTFSYRELPKETLFKECTTFHLNDDDWQLTDEYFRLLWHTVKRQPLSHSSVRALQTALLSELRLIYNKENAERKRHPVSRQEDIFHRFTILVNEHAAREHAIAFYADHLCLTPNHLGSVIREVSGQTVMQWIHRHIIQQAKLQLKYSDLPIWQIAESLNFPNPSFFSKFFKRETGMTPAEYRNG; encoded by the coding sequence ATGGAACCGCATGACTTACAGACAGGTATGCTGCTTGTTGTGTCAGCCGACTCCGTATTCGAAATTGAAGAGATGGACGATGAGTTCGACATCCAGACCTTCTCCTATCGGGAGTTACCAAAAGAGACACTTTTCAAGGAGTGTACGACTTTTCATTTGAACGATGACGACTGGCAGCTTACTGACGAGTATTTCCGTCTGCTCTGGCATACCGTCAAGCGCCAGCCCCTGTCACATTCCTCTGTCCGTGCCTTGCAAACGGCGCTCCTCTCCGAACTCCGCCTTATATATAATAAAGAAAACGCAGAAAGGAAGCGTCATCCCGTCAGCCGTCAGGAGGATATTTTTCATCGCTTTACCATTCTCGTCAACGAGCATGCCGCTCGTGAACATGCCATCGCCTTCTATGCCGACCATCTCTGCCTGACACCCAACCATCTTGGATCCGTCATCCGGGAAGTCAGCGGACAGACAGTCATGCAATGGATTCATCGCCACATCATCCAGCAGGCCAAACTACAACTGAAATACAGCGACCTGCCCATCTGGCAGATCGCTGAGTCGCTGAACTTCCCTAATCCCTCGTTCTTCTCCAAGTTCTTCAAGCGCGAGACGGGGATGACACCAGCCGAATATCGAAATGGATAA
- a CDS encoding nuclear transport factor 2 family protein — translation MNESSVCRFEVSPGRLASLPEASALYKEFKTRIDVLELEETLAVLRVLEEGWGGSIDFTDVLLLLKIDGQWKCVAKAYNQNSNTISK, via the coding sequence ATGAACGAGTCTTCAGTCTGTCGCTTCGAAGTCTCGCCCGGACGCTTGGCCAGCTTGCCAGAAGCCAGTGCGCTGTATAAAGAGTTCAAGACCCGTATCGACGTGCTGGAACTGGAAGAAACATTGGCTGTTCTCCGTGTGCTGGAAGAAGGCTGGGGCGGCAGCATCGATTTCACAGACGTATTGCTTCTGCTGAAGATTGACGGACAGTGGAAGTGCGTGGCAAAAGCTTACAACCAGAACTCTAACACTATTTCCAAGTAA
- a CDS encoding aldo/keto reductase, whose protein sequence is MNSLYSALASGKLAKRPGETSKRQTEDSFMHFKYDATAEQDNRIVNRVVELANRYDVEMTQISLAWLLTKVDSPIVGATKLHHIEGAVKSLDVHLTADDIRYLEEPYVPHNLSGVMAVNKPAMSEEPVWVKVAKNK, encoded by the coding sequence TTGAACTCTTTATACAGCGCACTGGCTTCTGGCAAGCTGGCCAAGCGTCCGGGCGAGACTTCGAAGCGACAGACTGAAGACTCGTTCATGCACTTCAAATACGATGCCACCGCTGAGCAGGACAACCGCATCGTGAATCGCGTAGTGGAACTGGCCAATCGCTATGATGTGGAGATGACTCAGATTTCCCTTGCCTGGTTGCTGACCAAGGTGGATTCACCCATTGTGGGAGCCACCAAGCTGCACCATATCGAAGGTGCCGTAAAGTCGCTTGATGTCCATCTGACCGCCGATGACATCCGCTATCTAGAAGAGCCATACGTGCCCCACAACCTCTCAGGTGTGATGGCAGTCAACAAGCCTGCCATGAGCGAGGAGCCTGTATGGGTCAAGGTAGCAAAGAACAAGTAA
- a CDS encoding alpha/beta hydrolase family esterase, with translation MRKTIFTILLLSISAMSAWAYQKEKIYINSGGKQRNILVYTPDELPAGSPLFITTHGMGGNSENQAEHDRMYELVDTAKFVMVYPRADGDYWDISGTTDQNFIIKVIDEMATRYKIDRKRVYWSGFSMGSMLLFHCMPNMLDKIAAFAPTSGIQFSEEPWKKCAKKVNVMECIAYNDNAFTYNKYNIRGYMENMANMNRYTKYKKQSGYRTKNGTSWFDGDRELWLNEKTGHEVVLYSYNYSGKGSHTPVAENSYEIWNWCKRFTLNPDAPGNSTQEEAEVVHYDATAKNAWVATPTSGILSGSDITFNGATVTIGAPDDAVTWAWHAGNQGLLPSQMPSTGGTIETLITSFSDTEPYGELPTHGAFLKIEPSTASKITISGKASANAAQPLVFVACLNNNPLSPESVKITPWDNDVTQWTYEVDANHVYYFFQQAYPGQLTAYRFTLRSISFECNVEASVTDLHYSRNQQNVIYELDGIHRNDVQRGLNIVVTAGGSIKKILSR, from the coding sequence ATGAGAAAGACAATATTTACCATTCTGCTCCTGTCAATATCAGCGATGTCAGCATGGGCCTATCAGAAAGAAAAAATCTACATTAACTCCGGCGGCAAGCAGCGCAACATACTTGTCTATACACCCGACGAACTGCCAGCAGGCAGTCCGCTCTTCATCACCACTCATGGCATGGGCGGCAATTCAGAGAATCAGGCAGAGCACGACAGGATGTACGAACTTGTTGACACAGCCAAGTTCGTCATGGTCTATCCTCGCGCAGATGGCGACTACTGGGATATTAGCGGCACTACAGACCAGAACTTCATCATCAAGGTTATCGACGAGATGGCAACACGCTACAAGATTGACCGTAAGCGCGTCTATTGGTCTGGCTTCTCCATGGGTTCAATGCTGTTGTTCCACTGCATGCCCAACATGCTTGACAAGATTGCTGCCTTTGCCCCCACCAGCGGAATACAGTTCAGTGAGGAGCCTTGGAAGAAATGTGCAAAGAAGGTGAATGTCATGGAGTGCATTGCCTATAACGACAATGCTTTCACATACAACAAATACAACATTCGCGGCTATATGGAGAATATGGCAAATATGAATCGCTATACTAAATACAAGAAGCAGTCGGGCTATCGCACCAAGAACGGCACGTCATGGTTCGACGGCGACCGCGAACTGTGGCTCAATGAAAAGACTGGTCACGAGGTGGTGCTCTACTCCTACAATTATAGCGGTAAGGGGTCGCACACACCAGTTGCTGAGAACTCCTACGAAATATGGAACTGGTGCAAGCGGTTTACACTGAATCCTGATGCTCCAGGAAACTCCACACAAGAAGAGGCAGAGGTGGTTCATTACGACGCAACTGCCAAGAATGCATGGGTTGCCACTCCAACCAGTGGTATTCTGAGCGGGTCTGATATTACCTTCAATGGTGCAACAGTAACTATTGGAGCACCAGACGACGCTGTCACTTGGGCTTGGCATGCGGGCAACCAGGGGCTACTACCGTCGCAGATGCCCTCAACCGGCGGAACCATTGAGACACTCATCACATCGTTCTCCGACACTGAACCATACGGCGAACTACCCACTCATGGTGCTTTTCTGAAGATAGAACCTTCTACAGCCAGTAAAATTACCATCAGCGGCAAGGCTTCGGCAAACGCTGCACAGCCACTGGTATTCGTTGCTTGCCTGAATAACAACCCGCTATCCCCCGAGTCAGTAAAGATAACACCATGGGATAACGACGTGACACAATGGACGTATGAGGTCGATGCAAACCATGTCTATTACTTCTTCCAACAGGCATACCCCGGACAACTCACAGCCTACCGCTTCACACTCCGGAGCATTTCGTTTGAGTGTAATGTGGAGGCATCGGTCACAGATTTGCATTATTCAAGAAATCAGCAGAATGTCATCTACGAACTTGACGGCATTCACCGTAACGACGTTCAACGTGGATTGAATATCGTGGTAACAGCCGGCGGCAGCATCAAGAAAATTCTCAGCAGATAG
- the mnmE gene encoding tRNA uridine-5-carboxymethylaminomethyl(34) synthesis GTPase MnmE yields the protein MNLTSHPSPLTSGVDTICALATAPGGAIGIIRISGARSLEILSRIFTKDLTTAQPNTIHYGHIVERVAAPSPQIIDEVLVSVFRAPHSYTGEESAEVSCHGSRYILNKVLELLIQNGCRMAQSGEFTQRAYLNGKMDLSQAEAVADLIASSNRTTHQMAMSQLRGQFSSELSQLRDKLLKLTSLLELELDFSDHEDLVFADRSELLQIALDTDARISRLAQSFETGNALKNGIPVAIVGAPNVGKSTLLNALVGEERAIVSDIQGTTRDAIEDTIQLGGITFRFIDTAGIRHTDDKIENLGIERSKAAAQRARIILLMTQPGVPYPDVPIRDDQTVIRIENKTEAFQAKYGVGLDQLRQQLIEAAPKADDSDIIVTSARQYEALTRAHENLQRVIDGLQTQLSGDLISEDLNLVLDDLSDITGQGRIVPTEVLGNIFKHFCVGK from the coding sequence ATGAATCTCACATCTCACCCCTCACCTCTCACCTCTGGAGTGGATACCATATGTGCGCTAGCCACCGCCCCGGGTGGTGCCATCGGAATAATAAGAATCTCAGGTGCCCGGTCGCTTGAGATTCTTTCTCGTATATTCACCAAAGACCTCACAACGGCCCAGCCAAACACCATCCACTACGGCCACATCGTCGAGCGTGTGGCGGCACCGTCGCCACAAATCATCGACGAGGTCTTGGTCTCCGTCTTCCGTGCGCCCCACTCCTACACTGGCGAAGAGAGCGCAGAGGTGTCCTGTCATGGCTCGCGCTATATCCTTAACAAGGTCCTTGAGCTGCTCATCCAAAACGGCTGCCGCATGGCCCAGTCAGGCGAGTTCACCCAGCGTGCCTACCTCAATGGGAAGATGGACCTCTCGCAGGCCGAAGCCGTGGCCGACCTCATTGCTTCGAGCAACAGAACAACCCATCAGATGGCTATGAGCCAGCTGCGTGGACAGTTTTCATCAGAACTTTCACAACTGCGTGATAAATTACTGAAACTCACCTCATTATTAGAGTTAGAACTCGACTTCTCTGACCACGAAGACCTGGTGTTTGCCGACCGCAGCGAATTGCTGCAAATAGCCCTCGACACAGATGCTCGCATCTCCCGCTTGGCACAGTCGTTCGAGACTGGCAATGCTCTGAAGAACGGCATTCCCGTGGCCATCGTTGGTGCGCCCAACGTTGGTAAGAGCACTCTCCTCAACGCCCTCGTTGGCGAGGAGCGCGCCATCGTGAGCGACATTCAAGGCACCACGCGCGACGCCATTGAAGACACCATCCAGCTGGGAGGCATCACCTTCCGCTTCATTGACACCGCAGGCATACGCCACACCGACGACAAGATAGAAAATCTCGGCATAGAGCGCTCCAAGGCTGCTGCTCAGCGTGCACGCATCATCCTGCTGATGACCCAACCAGGAGTGCCCTACCCCGATGTGCCCATCCGTGACGACCAGACCGTCATTCGCATTGAAAACAAGACCGAGGCCTTCCAGGCCAAATATGGTGTCGGTCTCGACCAGTTACGCCAACAGCTCATCGAGGCAGCGCCAAAGGCCGACGACAGCGACATCATCGTCACCTCTGCCCGTCAGTATGAAGCGCTTACCAGAGCCCACGAGAACCTGCAGCGCGTCATCGACGGTCTGCAGACGCAGCTCAGCGGCGACCTCATATCCGAAGACCTCAACCTTGTCCTTGATGACCTCTCCGACATCACCGGCCAAGGTCGCATAGTCCCCACCGAAGTGTTAGGCAACATCTTCAAGCATTTCTGCGTGGGAAAGTAG
- a CDS encoding nucleoside phosphorylase: MERKTFAPSELIINEDGSCFHLHLRPEQLADRVVLVGDPARVNTVAAHFDTIECDVQSREFHTITGTYKGKRITCQSHGIGCDNIDIVMNELDTLANIDYNTRTEKDSHRTLTCVRIGTCGGLQPFTPTGCFVASVKSIGFDGLLNYYAGRNQVCDLALEEAFKKHMQWDPIKGAPYVAVADAQLIDKIAQDDMVRGYTVACGGFYGPQGRELRAPIADPKQNEKIEAFEYDGMRICNFEMESSALAGLASLLGHRAMTCCMVIANRYAKEMNTQYKNSIDTLIQKVLDRI; this comes from the coding sequence ATGGAAAGAAAAACATTTGCACCATCAGAACTCATCATCAACGAAGATGGCTCCTGCTTCCATCTTCATCTGCGTCCAGAACAACTTGCCGACCGAGTAGTCCTCGTTGGTGACCCAGCGCGAGTAAACACCGTTGCAGCCCATTTCGACACAATAGAATGCGATGTTCAGAGTCGTGAGTTCCACACCATCACCGGCACCTACAAAGGCAAGCGCATCACCTGCCAAAGCCACGGCATAGGCTGCGACAACATAGACATAGTGATGAACGAGCTCGACACTCTGGCCAACATCGACTATAACACCCGCACCGAGAAAGACAGCCATCGCACGCTCACCTGCGTTAGAATAGGCACCTGCGGCGGTCTGCAGCCATTCACACCTACAGGCTGCTTCGTTGCATCAGTAAAGAGCATCGGTTTCGACGGTCTTCTCAACTACTATGCAGGTCGCAACCAAGTGTGCGATCTGGCTTTGGAAGAAGCGTTCAAGAAGCACATGCAGTGGGATCCCATCAAAGGCGCTCCCTACGTGGCAGTAGCCGATGCCCAGCTCATCGACAAGATAGCCCAGGACGATATGGTACGCGGCTACACCGTTGCCTGCGGCGGCTTCTATGGTCCACAGGGCCGCGAGCTTCGCGCACCTATTGCCGACCCGAAGCAGAACGAGAAGATTGAGGCGTTCGAATACGACGGCATGCGCATCTGCAACTTCGAGATGGAGTCCAGCGCCCTTGCCGGTCTGGCTTCACTCCTCGGCCATCGCGCCATGACCTGCTGCATGGTCATCGCCAACCGCTATGCCAAAGAGATGAACACCCAGTACAAGAACTCCATCGACACACTCATTCAGAAAGTACTCGACCGCATTTAA
- a CDS encoding helix-turn-helix domain-containing protein → MDKTTKFPSALISGDCTMPSLRLDGGSIIDQCIVTAGESGTFFLEQHLLYVVLGGSVKLTCGRQSWTVGKNEMILLRKAHSVSYEKKGSTETGLFESQLFAINDELLKDFLTTQQVNVPPMTEEFGAQVSPMSDRLVAYCWSLAPYFNDSLQVSPGLLRLKVMELLYNVMDCSKNIFRQMLQLRQPVKVDVHRVVEENYTSPISIEELAYLSGRSLSSFKRDFQSIYGVSPAKWIREKRLSKARQMLLSSQMSVADVAYSLGFENPTHFSRIFKQQYGASPSTFGNRQ, encoded by the coding sequence ATGGATAAGACAACAAAATTCCCATCAGCTCTGATTAGCGGCGACTGTACCATGCCGTCGCTACGGCTCGACGGTGGCAGCATCATAGACCAGTGCATCGTAACTGCTGGCGAAAGCGGGACTTTTTTTCTGGAACAGCATCTGCTCTATGTGGTGCTGGGAGGCAGCGTGAAGCTGACCTGCGGACGGCAGTCGTGGACGGTGGGCAAAAACGAGATGATTCTGCTACGCAAGGCGCACAGCGTCAGCTACGAGAAGAAAGGCTCGACGGAGACGGGACTCTTCGAGAGTCAGCTATTTGCTATCAACGACGAACTGTTGAAGGACTTCCTCACCACACAGCAAGTCAACGTGCCTCCAATGACCGAAGAATTTGGAGCGCAGGTGTCGCCCATGAGCGATCGCCTCGTGGCCTATTGTTGGTCGTTGGCACCATACTTTAACGACTCGTTGCAGGTCAGCCCAGGACTGCTACGTCTGAAGGTGATGGAACTGCTTTACAATGTGATGGACTGCTCGAAGAACATCTTCCGCCAGATGCTCCAGTTGCGCCAGCCTGTAAAAGTGGACGTTCATCGCGTGGTGGAAGAGAACTACACATCGCCCATCTCCATCGAAGAACTGGCTTATCTCTCAGGTCGTTCACTCTCCAGTTTCAAGCGCGACTTCCAGAGCATCTATGGTGTGTCCCCAGCCAAATGGATTCGTGAAAAACGACTGTCGAAAGCCCGTCAGATGCTTCTGTCCTCTCAGATGTCCGTAGCTGATGTCGCATATAGTCTTGGTTTTGAGAATCCGACACATTTCAGCCGAATCTTCAAGCAGCAATATGGTGCATCGCCATCCACGTTTGGCAATCGCCAATAG
- a CDS encoding alpha-galactosidase D: MKKRLFIAATCLTATVSLMAQGGPTMGWSSWNTYGVNISDALIRRQADAMVSKGLKDVGYNHINIDDGFLGGRNTETGELIIHPTRFPNGLKPVADYIHSKGLKAGIYSDAGANTCGNMYNGDVLSVNVGLYNYDQHDADFYFKECGFDFIKVDFCGGDAPQNTQHLALDPQKRYTAISNAIKDTGRNDVRLNVCRWDYPGTWVHDVAFSWRTTHDIWDGWPSVKGILAENLYMSAYSYDGRFNDMDMLEVGRSMTTEEDKTHFGMWCIMNSPLLIGCDLENIKTTTLNLLKNEELIALNQDPLYQQAYIVALSNSCYILVRDIEELNVTKRAFAIYNPDDASKQATVRFADLCLGGKVKLRDLFQKKDLGEFSDSYNLTIPAHGTRIYTAEGEQRLERTRYEAETAYISNYQELKNNQAEHTGIYEYADYCSSGLKAGWLGYNEKNDLVWRDVYSNDGGDYKLTIAYISGENRNIRIDINGKRVNTVNVNSGGWSTVARKTITIHLEKGRNTIRLSNSTNWMPDIDYIDLVPVATPDDIGAVNADKHQDSYAFDTAGRPATQATRLRIMNGKKMLVQ, encoded by the coding sequence ATGAAAAAAAGACTGTTTATAGCAGCAACATGCCTGACGGCGACAGTTAGCCTGATGGCACAGGGCGGTCCCACGATGGGCTGGAGTTCGTGGAATACCTACGGCGTGAACATCAGCGACGCGCTCATCCGTCGGCAGGCAGACGCGATGGTATCAAAAGGATTGAAAGATGTGGGCTACAATCACATCAATATCGACGATGGCTTTTTGGGTGGACGCAATACGGAAACTGGCGAACTTATCATCCATCCCACACGTTTCCCCAACGGACTCAAACCCGTAGCCGACTACATCCATTCAAAGGGTCTTAAAGCAGGAATCTACAGCGATGCCGGTGCAAACACATGCGGTAATATGTACAATGGCGATGTGCTCAGCGTGAATGTCGGACTCTACAACTACGACCAGCACGATGCCGACTTCTACTTCAAGGAGTGCGGTTTCGACTTCATCAAGGTGGACTTCTGCGGCGGTGACGCTCCACAGAACACACAGCATCTGGCTCTCGACCCGCAAAAACGCTACACCGCCATCAGCAACGCCATCAAAGATACCGGTCGAAACGATGTGCGACTGAACGTATGCCGCTGGGACTATCCCGGCACATGGGTTCACGACGTGGCATTCTCCTGGCGCACCACCCACGACATCTGGGACGGCTGGCCATCAGTGAAGGGTATTCTTGCTGAAAACCTATACATGAGTGCCTACAGCTACGACGGCCGCTTCAACGACATGGACATGCTCGAGGTGGGACGCTCCATGACTACCGAGGAAGACAAGACCCACTTCGGCATGTGGTGTATCATGAATTCTCCACTGCTCATAGGCTGCGACCTCGAAAACATCAAGACCACAACACTCAATCTGCTGAAAAACGAAGAACTGATAGCCCTCAATCAGGATCCGCTCTATCAGCAGGCATACATCGTAGCACTTTCCAACAGCTGTTACATTCTGGTGCGAGACATTGAAGAACTGAACGTCACCAAACGCGCCTTCGCCATCTACAATCCCGACGATGCTTCCAAACAGGCAACCGTACGATTTGCCGACCTGTGCCTCGGCGGAAAGGTGAAGCTCCGCGACCTGTTCCAGAAGAAAGACCTGGGCGAGTTTTCCGACAGTTACAACTTAACCATCCCTGCCCACGGCACCCGTATCTACACCGCTGAAGGCGAGCAGCGGCTGGAGCGCACCCGCTACGAAGCCGAGACTGCCTACATCAGCAACTATCAGGAACTGAAAAACAATCAGGCAGAACATACAGGCATATATGAATATGCCGACTACTGCTCATCAGGACTGAAGGCAGGGTGGCTTGGCTACAACGAAAAGAACGACCTTGTTTGGCGCGATGTATATAGCAACGACGGAGGTGACTACAAACTTACCATCGCATATATCTCAGGTGAGAACCGAAACATCCGCATTGACATCAATGGGAAGCGCGTCAATACAGTCAATGTCAACTCTGGCGGTTGGAGTACAGTGGCAAGAAAAACCATCACCATACACCTGGAGAAAGGGCGCAACACCATCCGCCTATCAAACAGCACCAACTGGATGCCCGACATCGACTACATCGACCTTGTGCCTGTGGCAACACCCGACGACATCGGAGCGGTCAACGCAGACAAGCACCAGGATTCATACGCGTTCGACACAGCTGGCCGTCCCGCCACACAGGCAACACGACTCCGCATTATGAACGGAAAGAAAATGCTTGTACAATGA